The following DNA comes from Aythya fuligula isolate bAytFul2 chromosome 14, bAytFul2.pri, whole genome shotgun sequence.
CACCACGATCTGTGTGCAAAAATTCAATGCTtgtgttcatttatttacaaagtAAATATACTTTACTAAATACGATAGTAAATAGAAATGCCCAGTTGTATAGCAGAGGCAGAAGTTCATAGACATGAAATTCCATGTATCTGCACATGTAGCCCAAGTAGAAAGAAAGATGTGAACATATTTATATCACGCAGATATATGTTTACTGTGTATCTTTtctaagggaaaagaaagccaGACTAAAACCTATTCTTTTAGCACATGCATTGATGTCCCTGTACCTTcttttatgtaaataatttaaactcAGCTTTGATActgctgtaaaacaaacagcaacaacaacaacaaaataaaaacacaaatcagaTGTTCAAACATCAATGTCTGACAACAAACACGCTATGAGCATGCTTCAATTCCAATACAGATAGgatattttatttgataaactgtatttttctatttcttaagGTCTTCCCAGTGAGAAGGTTGAGATGGGAAGGAATTGTAAAATAGTCACTGAGGTGGTACAGAATGGAAATGACTTCACCTGGACACAGCATTTCCCAGGAGGTCGCACCACAACTAATACATTCACTATTGGCAAGGAAGCAGACATGGAGACAATGGGTGGTAAAAAGTTCAAggtaaattaatttcttttgagTTCTATGCTGTCccagttgctttttgttttgttttgttttgaatgtagGGTGAAAATCAAATCTGTCCCAAGGatgcatattttttccccatttcttgaTGACCCTAGTAAAATATCTAAAGCTGATTTTAATGAGCACTAGAGCTTCAACACTGTATTTACTAGTAAAGACCAAGGGCAGAGTGATGAGCATCCTACTGGTGTTGTAGCTGAAGCAATCACaatgttaattaaaattctAACAAGCTGGTTGACAGCTGTCTTTGTTGTCCAGCACCATGCAGCAACTGGAGCACACTCTATGAGGAGTGCTGTGATCTTAGCTCTGCCTGTGCCTGACAGCAGTGCTTCCCTTTTAAAGTCACCTGTGTTGAGCCTTAAACAAAGGACTGCATaaagtgaaggggaaaaaaacacctctctaTTCTCCGTACTATTGGAAGTACAGAGCAACTTGCAACATGAACAGTCTTTAGTGATAAGGGAGACTGTGCAACCTTGAGCTGATCCTAtcatggacaaaaaaaaatcttgatacAGAACCTGCTGTAAAACAGTTCTTGTATTGCCTTATTCACATCTCTTCTGTTAGAAGGGATAGTTTGGGACAACTAAACTCAGCAGTTGTGAGGTGTCCGGAACCATACAACAGATTACTGGATAAATGCTTTGTATTGAAGAGACATGAAAACCAGCAATTTTTTTCAGGGACCTGTGACAAAATGAGAACAGTAATAGTATTGCATGATTTCCAGAATGCTATATCAGTCATACCTTTCTgattctgagaggaaaaaaaaataaatgtcattgcCTTTGAGAAACCTTTATGAGGTGTatggaagaaaacataattCTATTTGGTCAATTTATTGCAAACTTcacaattttgaaataatataaattcTGTCTTCTTCTTGAGCACTTTGGCATCCCAAATTCTATTAAGTAGCCAAAGATGAATGCAGGGTAAACGACTCAGCAGAGAAACCACTGCCTTTCAGCACAGAGTCACTAACCAACATATAAATTAGTAAGGCTTTCCTTGTATCTGGTAAAacacaattattaaaaaaaaaaaagtcccctcTTCACTTTGCACATtacttttttgctttctaaatatGACTGGCTGATCTGTATTActaaaagcacaggaaaggCTGACTAGTTATAGAGGCAAGACTAATTTTCTGATGGAACTACATAGCTAGTTCTGCACAGCTAGTTTTGGTAGTCAGATGAAATGTTGGAGCATTTGTAATCTTCATATTAACATCCTGGCATGCTCCTCCCATACAGAAGTAGCTCTTAGAATAGAGTAGTtcacttggaagggaccttcaaagattaTCAAGTGCAACTGCCTCagcacttcagggctaaccaaaagttaaagcatcaAGGGCATTGTCTAAATACATCTTGACCAtggacaggcatggggcatcaaccaccttgcTAGGAAgcttgtttcagtgtttgaccacccgcatggtaaataatttattcctaatGTCCAGTCCAAACTTATCCTGTCACAACTTTTGTGCCATTCCCTTGTGTTCTGCCATCAgttaccagggagaagagaccagcACATCCTTCTCCATTTCCCTTCCTCAGGAACTTGCTGAAAGTATAGCAACTGACACGTTATAGTATAAAGGGGTGACTGCAGACTGTACAGTCATCTTCATCTATACTTAAATGATATAGGTGAACTCTAGTGTAGTTAAAGGCATGAAACTCAGGATCCAGGGTGAAGATTAACATCACTAGCCCACAGTGACTTTTGTGCTGCTTGCAGGCAGGTTATCAGTATATGAAAAcactactttaaaaataactcatacaatttcactttttactgacaaaacagaagaacCACGTAAAATGTTGACTGAGAACACAGTCTGCAGTAAGACTATCTTTAGAGCTATGAGTGAACATTATTTATGATTTATTGTGTAAATATGGAACTTGAATGTATTGttacttgaatatttttctatttaataaattatGGATGCTTATATTTAGGAACTAAAGCACAAGGATTTTAGTCTTTATCATCAAGCTGTTTATATAATAGACaagttttacttttattaaaggaaaaactttAACCATCAGGTGCACAGACGCTTACAGTGtctgataaaataaatgacaataGGCCCAGAGAATATTAAACTTCTCTCTATTACAGGCAACTGTTAAAATGGAAGGGGGAAAAGTAGTAGCTGATTTTCCCAACTATCATCACACTGCAGAGATTGCTGGAGGAAAACTAGTGGAGGTGAGTTCtcaactttattttgtttaaaaaaaaaaaaaatctagataaGATCTACAGCATCAAAATTttgagttcagaaaaaaaaaatagaagaaatacagcaaagctGTTAATGAACTTTCCCTTTCAGTCTAGATCATCTAAAGTTTTACGCAGGTTTAATTGAAAATTAGATGaacaaaaattacatatttttaataaacttgtaatatgttttgtttcctaGACACAGTGTTCCAGCTGTAAAAGATTGGAGTGTTGAACTTGAGCTATTCCTGAGTTACTGTGTCTTTGACcatatttatttagtaaaaCTTGTAAAAGATAGACTTTTTGAGAATCAGAAATCATAATGCTCGATAACTCTTCCAGAATTGTGACTTGTATTTGTGTCAACTACATATGCCTGAGTACGTTTTCAGTAGCTGCTATCCACAAGTAAATTACTGTCTGAGTCGGGAAAGGACTCTCACCATCCTTGAAAGAAATACTGTCAATCATTTACTGCTTTTGGAGAATAATCATCTGTCTTAAAACCCAATACTAACTTGGAGTTGGTGATTGCTAAGTCTAGCAACACAATGTGTTTCTGAGTAGATTAAACCATTCagcttatttttcagatatattCTACTAAAGGGTACATGTGCTTCAGTAAAGGATGGGTTCTGTGAGCCAGCTAACAGGGATTTTCATTTATGACACTGAAGCTTTAACTGGTCTGTTCAACCaaatttttggtttgtttattccAGCTCTCTACTGCTTCTGGTGTAACCTACAAGAGAACCAGCAAAAAGATTGCTTAAGGCATTAAAGCACATTTTCCAGTGTACTGAAAAATATGCAAcaatacaattaaataaaatacacttctgACCTAttttgctctctcttttctttataaagatGAACGATTGTTTTTCAGAGTAACATTATTCCCAGTAACATTATCCCATAATTCCTGAAGATCTGAGAAATAATCCTCATAAAAAGCACAAGACACAACAAGGACTTAGTGATGCTGCTCCAgtataaatatttcaggatATAATACATACTTGGCATATTCAAATGTTGTCTATCACATACTTAATAGTTCTATTCTGCTGTCTAGAAAACAGGACAGTATTTTGCCCAAGGCTTACATCATATTGTTGGTTGGAAGGCAGAAATAtaggagatttaaaaaaaaattcattgaAAGATGTGCTTTCATATTGTTCTCAGAGTTACTTCATTAACATCAGTATCTTTTCTTTATCCACACTCTTGGAGGACATTTAAGGCTTTCCAGACAGACTGTTGTGGAAAAGTGTGGAGTCATTCTTCTTCAATGCAATGCTGCTTATTTACAAAGAACATGTGAAAACCCATTTTACTGACCACATAAGAAATTAGATATAACAGGTTTTGGATTCACCATTCCAAATCACTTCTGGCCAACACCTGGTtcaaaaagatttcattttttagaCTCCCACTATAAAGTTCTTTTCTGAGCTGTCTTGCCTTCTGGATCTATGTAGCTGCTTGTCTTCACCATTTGCTAATTAATAACTAGCGAAGGCTGGTAACTTGTAGACACAAGTTCATACTGTGATTTCTGTCTTGTACAATACTGATGATCCCAATCACCTCAGCaccttgcattaaaaaaaggcTCTTAGCTGATCTTATTTTTGTCCCCTCGATAGAGACAACTAGGCTCTCCAGGCTCCATCAATTTACCCAAAATAGGCTGCACAGAGCTTAAGCATTGCTCAACATTTATTCTGTATCCAAGGAAAAGGATAATGCTGAACTCCTGATTACAGAGTCACATTAGAAAAACACGTCTTAAACCTGCTCAGTCTTAAAACATTCTTGTGGTACATGCAGCAAACAGATCTACTGCTTTAACTTGACtagcagctagcaaatgtgatgcccatctccaagaagggccagagggtagccccagggaactacaggcctgtcagtttgacctcagtgccagggaagctcatggagcagattatcttgagtgtcatcacatggcacttacagggcaaccaggcaatcaggcccagtcagcatgggtttatgaaaggtaGGTCCcgcttgacgaacctgatctcctcaTCCACTcacaaagtgacgcacttggtggatgagggaaaggctgtggatgtggtctaccttgacttcagcaaggcttttgacactgttttccacaacattctcctcaagaaactggcagctcatggcttggactggtgtataCTTCATTGGGTTGGAAAGCGGCTGGGTAGCCGGGCccagagttgtggtgaatggagtcaaatccagttggaggccggtcactagtggtgtcccccagagctcagtactggggccagtcctctttaatatctttatcaatgatctggatgaggggatcgagtgcaccctcagtaagtttgcagatgacaccaagctaggtgcatttgttgatctgctcaagggtaggaaggctctgcaggaggatctggataggctgcaccgatgggctgaggccaactgcatgaagttcaacaaggccaagtgccgggtcctgcacctggggcacaaaaACTCCAAgtagagctacaggctgggagatgagtggttggaaagctgcctggcagagaaggacctgggagtattggtggatagtcggctaaatatgagccagcagtgtgctcaggtggccaagaaggccaacagcatcctggcttgtataagaaacagtgtggtcagcagggctagggaggtgatcgtccccctgtactcagctctggtgaggccgcacctcgagtactgtgttcagttttgggcccctcgctacaagaaggacattgaggtgctcgagcgagtccagagaagggcaacgaagctggtgaggggtcttacgaggagcggctgagggagctggacttgttcagcctggagaagaggaggctcaggggtgaccttattgctctctataggtacattaaaggaggctgtagtgaggtgggggttggtctgttctcccgtgtgcctggtgacaggacgaggcggaacaggctaaagttgcaccaggggtgttttaggttggatattaggaagaacttctttactgagagggttgtgaggcattggaatgggctgcccagggaagtagtggagtcaccatccctggaggtctttaaaagacatttagatgtaagagcttagtgatgtggtttagtggaggacttgttagtgttaggtcagaggttggactaggtgatcttgaggtctcttccaacctagacaattctgtgatgctgtgaacttaaaaacaaacaaaaacaaaacaaaaacaaaaaacaaaagagaaacagcCTCTTCAGTCATATTGTTGAACCACATAAGGGAGAgccatcatttcttttttcaacaAGAGGAATTCCTTTGGCGTTTATTTTCCCCACCCTGTAGCCTTGATGTGGTGGAAAGCCACACTAAGCATAAGTGTTGAAATAAATCACAATACCCAGGGCTGCAAAACTGTCCCTTGTTGGGCCAACAGAGCCATTGTGCCAACTGCAGAAACTTTTGTTTAATCACAGTGATAGCTGTCTGAAAACTTAACGATGCTGTAGATTCCACTGGAAAGTCCTTTGACAAACCATGAATAATAATTCCAGTTTTTATGCTTCACTGTGAgctaattttgattttaaagggAACTAGAAGAGTCAACAGaaccacacaaaaatatttgctaagtagagcaaaaaaaaattaaagagatGAGAAATGTCTCAATGGAAAGCTGGACTTGAATGCCAGATTCTCTTGTACTCCTTGGGAAATCAGTATCATTtcatcagagaaaaatgaatctcaatgaatataaatacattttttttgctcAGTGCTTACAGATTTGCAGGTTCCTGTGAAGGTTGATGCAAGGGGTGAAGAGgcaaaataattactttgaTAACTTGTTTATTAATCCAAAGAATTTCAGTTATTAGAAAGTTTTGTCCAAGGAAGCAGTGCTTCATGCTGGCCCATACCATATTCTAGTGTGATAAAGAACAACATCAC
Coding sequences within:
- the FABP6 gene encoding gastrotropin isoform X2, translated to MICGLKEIRCVAILHYQPHLQGNMAFTGKYEFESDENYDDFVKAIGLPSEKVEMGRNCKIVTEVVQNGNDFTWTQHFPGGRTTTNTFTIGKEADMETMGGKKFKATVKMEGGKVVADFPNYHHTAEIAGGKLVELSTASGVTYKRTSKKIA
- the FABP6 gene encoding gastrotropin isoform X3, giving the protein MAFTGKYEFESDENYDDFVKAIGLPSEKVEMGRNCKIVTEVVQNGNDFTWTQHFPGGRTTTNTFTIGKEADMETMGGKKFKATVKMEGGKVVADFPNYHHTAEIAGGKLVELSTASGVTYKRTSKKIA
- the FABP6 gene encoding gastrotropin isoform X1, coding for MKLLQEPCLQLCQSVSQGNSRWIQRMICGLKEIRCVAILHYQPHLQGNMAFTGKYEFESDENYDDFVKAIGLPSEKVEMGRNCKIVTEVVQNGNDFTWTQHFPGGRTTTNTFTIGKEADMETMGGKKFKATVKMEGGKVVADFPNYHHTAEIAGGKLVELSTASGVTYKRTSKKIA